In Methanobrevibacter sp., a single window of DNA contains:
- a CDS encoding AbrB/MazE/SpoVT family DNA-binding domain-containing protein, translated as MEIKEETSVRYQGKISLITTIPKTYVKALNIESGDTIEWILNTETKTLELKIVK; from the coding sequence ATGGAAATAAAAGAAGAAACAAGTGTCAGATACCAAGGTAAGATTTCACTAATCACCACAATACCCAAAACATATGTTAAAGCATTAAACATAGAATCTGGCGATACAATAGAATGGATACTGAATACCGAAACAAAAACATTAGAATTAAAAATAGTTAAATAA
- a CDS encoding transcriptional regulator, whose amino-acid sequence MMELSDEMLTEISYVQISQYRTKVMKALDGEVKIPSNIARDSGIRTNHISKILGELKEHELVECINPEVRKGRLYRHTEKGEQVVKNLE is encoded by the coding sequence ATGATGGAACTAAGTGACGAAATGTTGACAGAAATCAGTTACGTGCAAATATCACAATATAGGACAAAAGTGATGAAGGCACTGGATGGTGAAGTAAAAATACCAAGCAACATTGCCAGAGATTCAGGGATAAGGACAAACCATATCTCAAAAATACTGGGTGAGTTGAAGGAGCATGAGTTGGTTGAATGTATTAATCCTGAAGTTAGAAAAGGTAGGTTGTACAGGCATACTGAAAAAGGTGAGCAGGTAGTTAAAAATTTAGAATAG
- a CDS encoding DNA cytosine methyltransferase, which translates to MLRVFEAFAGYGSQRMALRNIGIEFEVVGISEIEGDVIQSYAAIHSDFLEKRKHIDNYVPEDKEEMISYLEEINVPLDYRTFENKARKLRLPKLKDMYLANKLINNYGDIQRIDPTTLPDFDLFTYSFPCQDISVAGYQCGLNEDSGTRSSLLWECCKIIETKRPKYLMMENVKNLVGKNHKDNFLKFLDYLESLGYTNNWAILNARDYGIPQNRERVFCISELKSKRDFVFPEPIELKFKLEDILEKNVDEKFYLNNGQVTDKPINQECSYCLDSNYWKGTTLQSFLKKHRRQLVTDKINESGQYVPRRLTPKETWRLMGVNDEDIDKASQLVSNTSLYKQSGNSIVVPVLEAIFKQWFIEIPNKNVGLDRWL; encoded by the coding sequence ATGTTAAGAGTCTTTGAAGCGTTTGCGGGTTATGGAAGCCAAAGAATGGCATTGCGCAACATAGGAATTGAATTTGAGGTAGTGGGTATCTCAGAAATAGAGGGGGATGTTATTCAATCATATGCTGCTATTCATAGTGATTTTTTGGAAAAAAGAAAACACATTGACAACTATGTGCCTGAAGACAAAGAAGAGATGATTTCTTATTTGGAAGAAATTAATGTTCCATTAGATTACAGAACTTTTGAAAACAAGGCCAGAAAGCTTCGACTGCCAAAATTAAAAGACATGTACTTAGCAAACAAACTGATTAACAATTATGGAGATATACAAAGAATAGACCCGACAACATTACCTGATTTTGATTTATTCACCTACTCATTCCCTTGTCAAGATATATCTGTAGCGGGATATCAGTGCGGATTAAATGAGGATTCAGGAACAAGATCATCATTACTATGGGAATGCTGTAAGATTATTGAAACTAAAAGGCCTAAATATCTGATGATGGAAAACGTAAAAAATCTTGTTGGAAAAAATCATAAAGATAATTTTTTGAAATTTTTAGATTATCTTGAAAGTTTAGGATATACAAACAATTGGGCTATTCTAAATGCCAGAGATTATGGCATCCCCCAAAATCGAGAACGAGTCTTTTGCATTAGCGAACTTAAATCAAAAAGAGATTTTGTTTTCCCTGAACCGATAGAATTAAAATTCAAACTTGAGGATATTCTTGAGAAAAATGTGGATGAAAAATTTTATCTGAATAATGGTCAGGTTACAGATAAACCTATTAATCAGGAATGCAGCTATTGTCTCGATTCAAACTATTGGAAAGGCACTACACTTCAAAGTTTTCTAAAAAAACACAGAAGACAACTTGTAACTGATAAAATTAATGAATCCGGACAATATGTACCTAGAAGGCTCACTCCAAAAGAAACATGGAGACTTATGGGTGTTAATGATGAAGACATAGATAAAGCAAGCCAGTTAGTAAGCAATACAAGTCTTTATAAACAATCTGGAAACAGTATAGTTGTTCCAGTTCTTGAAGCCATATTCAAGCAGTGGTTTATTGAAATCCCAAATAAAAATGTAGGTTTGGACAGGTGGTTATAA